A genome region from Sphaeramia orbicularis chromosome 19, fSphaOr1.1, whole genome shotgun sequence includes the following:
- the LOC115439315 gene encoding C-C chemokine receptor type 7-like, producing MLVTPNITAMDYTTPNDDGFSYDYYDNTSDFLNLGFNFDDYDNTSDFHNLSDFGGWCEADEQAFTIRMFQTCVFCVIFILGVMGNGLVIATFSLYRRFRLRSMTDVFLLHLALADLLLLLTLPLQATDTHLGWIFPSLLCKATRACYAINTYSGLLLLACISVDRYMVVARAQEMLRLRTQILTGGKIAAVCVWFVAVLLSLPEILFSGVSVSGIDNDTHCVMKISGGVKMATNGAIISIFCLSLIVMVTCYSLIAKVLWEGRGFRRGTLHRQRTLKLMVALVFVFLVFQLPYTVVLLHKMTGPFCGLLLEYVTCTLAYMRCCLNPILYALVGVRFRNDVLKLIHDAGCPCGPQLAPGTTSSTSISPSPPGLTVVSPCSPTSSDRHFTNFKF from the coding sequence CAATGGACTATACCACCCCGAATGATGACGGTTTCAGCTACGATTACTATGACAACACCTCTGATTTCCTCAACCTCGGTTTCAACTTCGACGACTATGACAACACCTCTGATTTCCACAACCTATCGGACTTTGGTGGCTGGTGTGAGGCTGATGAGCAGGCATTCACCATCAGGATGTTCCAGACCTGCGTTTTCTGTGTGATCTTCATCCTGGGAGTAATGGGAAACGGCCTGGTAATCGCCACCTTTTCCCTCTACCGCCGCTTTCGCCTTCGCTCCATGACCGACGTCTTCCTGTTGCACCTGGCGCTGGCtgacctcctcctgctgctcacaCTTCCTCTGCAGGCCACCGACACTCACCTTGGATGGATCTTCCCGAGTCTCCTCTGCAAAGCCACGCGTGCATGCTACGCTATCAACACCTACAGCGGGTTACTGCTGCTGGCCTGCATCAGCGTTGACCGCTACATGGTGGTCGCACGAGCCCAAGAGATGCTCAGGTTGCGCACCCAGATATTGACAGGTGGAAAGATCGCTGCTGTATGCGTGTGGTTTGTTGCCGTGCTCCTCAGCCTTCCTGAAATCCTGTTTTCTGGAGTGTCCGTCTCGGGGATTGACAATGACACGCACTGTGTTATGAAGATAAGTGGAGGGGTCAAAATGGCCACCAATGGAGCCATTATAAGTATCTTCTGCTTGTCTTTAATAGTAATGGTGACTTGCTACTCTTTGATTGCTAAAGTTCTGTGGGAGGGACGTGGATTTCGGCGGGGTACCTTGCACCGACAGCGTACGTTGAAGTTGATGGTAGCTCTGGTGTTTGTTTTCCTGGTCTTCCAGCTGCCTTACACTGTGGTGCTCTTACACAAAATGACAGGTCCATTTTGCGGCCTCCTTTTGGAATATGTCACCTGTACGTTAGCATACATGCGCTGTTGCCTAAACCCAATCCTTTACGCTCTGGTAGGTGTGCGCTTCCGAAATGATGTACTAAAGCTCATCCATGACGCAGGCTGTCCATGCGGGCCTCAACTGGCGCCCGGAACAACCAGCTCTACTTCCATATCTCCTTCTCCACCTGGTCTCACAGTGGTATCACCTTGTTCTCCGACATCCTCTGACCGACATTTTACCAATTTCAAGTTTTAG